A single window of Halobacillus naozhouensis DNA harbors:
- a CDS encoding ECF transporter S component: MNTYKLTLIAMLASMAIAGRLVMANVPNVQPVTAIIIITGFWLGPLAAVIMAFLTTFLSNVFLGMGYWTIWQILSWSIIGMGAGLIGKYWANIPVWALSIYGFLSGVVYGLIISLTMRVAGQPFWAYYLAGLPMDLNHAASNVIFILVLSPVLGTLFSRYQKKYLLTSV; encoded by the coding sequence ATGAATACTTATAAATTAACATTAATTGCAATGCTTGCTTCAATGGCAATTGCAGGACGCCTGGTGATGGCGAATGTTCCAAATGTCCAGCCTGTCACAGCTATTATTATCATTACAGGGTTTTGGTTAGGACCACTGGCTGCGGTCATTATGGCTTTCTTAACAACATTCCTGTCTAACGTTTTTCTCGGAATGGGTTATTGGACCATTTGGCAAATTCTCTCCTGGTCTATAATCGGTATGGGGGCAGGTTTAATCGGTAAATACTGGGCAAACATTCCAGTGTGGGCTTTGTCAATATATGGCTTTTTAAGCGGGGTTGTTTATGGATTAATTATTTCCCTTACCATGAGAGTTGCGGGACAGCCATTTTGGGCTTATTATTTGGCAGGATTACCGATGGACTTGAATCATGCAGCAAGCAACGTTATTTTTATCCTAGTGCTCTCCCCTGTATTGGGGACATTGTTTTCTCGTTATCAAAAGAAATATTTACTCACAAGTGTATAA